In Halopseudomonas xinjiangensis, a single genomic region encodes these proteins:
- a CDS encoding GFA family protein — MDFAGSCHCGSVRWKGTLPATAVLKCHYNNCRKLQGGDYSSWVVVPRSQFQIAEGLEHISSYNANDVSSKSFCSFCGSASFLVNGKHFPGHFVLPLGAIDDYTQALAPQIQVYTPDKAPWVTLHDDEPVVS; from the coding sequence ATGGATTTTGCAGGCAGTTGCCATTGTGGTTCTGTGCGGTGGAAGGGGACTCTGCCCGCAACGGCGGTGCTCAAATGTCACTACAACAACTGCAGAAAGCTGCAAGGCGGCGACTACAGCAGCTGGGTGGTGGTACCGCGATCGCAGTTCCAGATCGCTGAAGGTTTGGAACATATTTCCAGCTACAACGCGAATGACGTATCCAGCAAATCCTTTTGTTCCTTTTGCGGCTCGGCATCATTCCTGGTTAACGGGAAACATTTCCCAGGTCATTTTGTATTGCCCCTTGGCGCAATCGATGACTATACCCAGGCGCTCGCTCCGCAGATTCAGGTCTATACGCCCGATAAGGCGCCCTGGGTGACGCTGCACGACGACGAGCCAGTTGTCAGCTAA
- the fumC gene encoding class II fumarate hydratase: MSTRTESDSMGPIEVPSDRYWGAQTQRSLHHFAIGEEPIPLAVVRALALVKKAAARTNRKLGNLDERVASLIEQAADEILSGRLDDHFPLSVWQTGSGTQSNMNVNEVIANRANELAGEPLGVKSPVHPNDHVNKSQSSNDTFPSAMHVAAVQETGDRLVPAVRALRDALDAQATQHAELIKIGRTHMMDATPVTFGQELSAFVAQLDMGLAAVEQALPLVCELAQGGTAVGTGLNAPQGFAEGLAEEVASLAGLPFTSAPNKFAALSGHEPLVQLHSAFKQLAVTLMKLGNDLRLLGSGPRAGFAEVRLPANEPGSSIMPGKVNPTQCEALTMISCQIIGNDTTLTIAASNGQLQLNVFKPVIIHNFLQSVRLLADGCNSFREHCVEGLEPDARRMREHLDNSLMLVTALNPVIGYDKAADIAKKAYQEGTTLKQAALELGYLDEKGFDEAVKPEKML; this comes from the coding sequence ATGAGCACACGCACCGAATCCGACAGCATGGGCCCGATCGAGGTACCGTCCGACCGTTACTGGGGCGCCCAGACGCAGCGCTCGCTCCATCACTTTGCCATTGGCGAAGAACCCATTCCGCTGGCAGTGGTACGTGCGCTGGCATTGGTGAAGAAGGCGGCGGCGCGCACCAATCGCAAGCTCGGCAACCTCGACGAGCGGGTCGCCTCGCTCATCGAACAGGCTGCGGATGAAATACTCTCGGGGCGGCTCGACGATCATTTTCCGCTGTCCGTCTGGCAGACCGGCAGCGGCACCCAGAGCAACATGAACGTCAACGAGGTGATCGCCAACCGTGCCAACGAGTTGGCCGGCGAGCCGCTGGGCGTGAAATCGCCGGTGCACCCTAACGATCACGTGAACAAGTCGCAAAGCTCCAACGACACCTTTCCCAGCGCCATGCACGTTGCGGCGGTGCAGGAAACCGGTGACCGACTGGTGCCAGCTGTACGTGCTCTACGCGACGCACTGGATGCCCAGGCCACGCAGCATGCCGAGCTTATCAAGATCGGTCGCACGCACATGATGGACGCCACCCCGGTGACCTTCGGCCAGGAACTGTCCGCCTTCGTCGCGCAACTGGACATGGGGCTGGCCGCAGTCGAGCAGGCTCTGCCGCTGGTGTGCGAGCTGGCCCAGGGCGGAACCGCCGTCGGTACCGGCCTCAACGCCCCGCAAGGCTTCGCTGAAGGGCTTGCCGAAGAAGTCGCATCGCTGGCTGGCCTCCCCTTCACCAGCGCACCAAACAAGTTCGCCGCGCTCAGCGGGCACGAACCGCTGGTGCAATTGCACTCTGCTTTCAAGCAGCTTGCCGTCACTCTGATGAAACTCGGCAACGATCTGCGCCTGCTCGGCAGCGGCCCCCGCGCAGGCTTCGCCGAAGTGCGTCTGCCGGCCAACGAGCCGGGCAGCTCGATCATGCCCGGCAAGGTCAACCCGACACAGTGCGAAGCGCTGACCATGATCTCCTGTCAGATCATCGGTAACGACACCACGCTCACCATTGCCGCCAGCAACGGGCAGCTGCAGCTCAACGTGTTCAAGCCGGTGATCATTCACAACTTCCTGCAGAGCGTTCGCCTACTCGCAGACGGCTGCAACAGCTTCCGTGAACATTGCGTCGAAGGGCTAGAGCCGGATGCGAGACGCATGCGCGAGCATTTGGACAACTCATTGATGCTGGTCACTGCGCTCAACCCGGTCATTGGCTATGACAAGGCGGCGGACATCGCCAAGAAGGCGTATCAGGAAGGCACGACGCTCAAGCAGGCAGCGTTGGAGCTGGGGTATCTGGATGAGAAAGGGTTCGATGAGGCAGTGAAGCCCGAGAAGATGCTCTAG